atgaTTATATGCCAGCTTTCTATTAAATGACATAGAATATTAGGAAACCAAAGTAGCAttgaataaaatacaattaaaataataaaagaacaaaaaacatacCCTTGAATTAAGACTAGACATAGGTGGTATTACTTTCTTCTAACACTGATATCCCCTCCCTAGCATGaatatacatttgtttatgtcacCATATATAATGTTCCAACATCACCTCACACCATACTCTTGTAAATCTCCCCAGTTAAAGTCATTGGATAATCAAACTAAACAAgggtagaaaaatatttttgatctCTCTTCAGTGCCTAATGTATTTGTGCCTGTCCTCTCAGAAAAATACACACAATTGTCCGTAATCATATTCACAAATTTCACAATCAtcaataattttttataaataagtcTTCCAATAAAATTGGCAAATTGACCTTTCAGAATAATACAAATTAGTGCATGTGAATAGACTTCATTAATTAAATTAACTGATTAAATTATCAAAGAATGCACgtgataaataaattttaaagtaaatgataTTTGGTATTCCTCTTCAGAGTACACACTAAACATTGAAAACACAACACTGGTCAATAACCAGACTGTACTATTTAAATATCAGTGCTTATCATTATGTGTCAGGGACGGCATATAAGATGGCTGATGTGCAGtcagcagagattggagaaaaggggacccgAGATTGTGGGCCATCAACTCTCCATGTGTTCCCCTCTGGATCCTCTGCATAACATGCCTatagagggccaaggcagaaatgcctacgtGTCCCAAGGTTATGCTTtatggcatgcacacatgtcATGCCTATCTCCATATAAATATTCCTTGTAATACTAGTCTTCTTCtgtctgatcttcatgttctgtgttgcTAAATCAATGGCaatttctgtgatacaggaaagaagtaaagtaaatttcacaggaaattatacagagatgatcactcAGGCTGGGGTTAATACAGTTATGTATTTCATGGAAAAGAACCTGAAGCCTTGAGAAGATTtttaggcttggataaactgtaccaaaTGTATGGTCAActagcacatggtatgatgtgtatcaacacactggactaaattggccatgatgaataattcagtttctgaggatattacAAGGGCATtatgtaaaacttgagaccctaaggggtattggctgaagactgtggatggagtaacatatagatgggatgacaaactaaatgtgtgggaacctagaataggaggaaaagagtggtctccaccaagaaagggagatggcaactttaattcagatacttttatttcttctgtagGAGTGTGGAGATATTGTGACAATGGAGTGATTGCTACAAGCTTTATTGGTTTCCTAGATTAAAAAGAGCTGCcaagaaaggtgagcttcctATCATAAAAGCTATATAAATTAGATTAGGTCTTCCTTGGGATTGTTGTatatagaaggacagaagttgctgaGTTGCAGAGATAGATTACTTCTCTGAGGTCATTATagcccaccagtcatggggcttggtgtttgcagagggctgaggaggaacttaggtggctgcaggggtcttgaggtcagagcaggctgtgtgagaaggaaatgactgtctggtacattgaccaccattcttatttttaccttttttgtgaAATTACATGTTACTAGCCTTTGGGTCAAGTGCTCAAATGATTGTATAAtcactaataataaaaatagattatgcttgctttggtgttaagtttGAGATAGATCttgtgtttagtaaaagatgatgaagaatatattggtgattgtttaagaataatttttggaatcatgagaacattttgtcTTGGGTgatttcctctgttctttctgttccccctttacttatgataataaaagactgaggtcacCAGGGCAAAGCAGGAACTAAAGTTAGAGAAGCCAAGAGAAGTTAGAAAAGataagagaagttagagaagctaagagaagttaAAGATGTTAAGGAAAactaagagaagctaagagaaattaagagaaactaagagaagccagggaagcaaaagaaacttagcaactgcagaagcctgAAGTGATATATTTACACAGGAGTATTACTTAGTTGTTAgacaaaatgacatcatgaaatttgtttaCTGATGGAAGTAACtgcaaaaaaatttctttatccattcttctttgaagagacatctagattgtttccactTTTTGGCCATCATGAAAAAAGCCACTAGGAACATAGTAGAGTCAGTGTCCTTGTGTTAGGATGGGGCATCTTTTGGTTACATGTCTAAGAGTTGGTCACCAATATTCTGAGGAGCTGTCATATTAACTGGACAATGTTGCACTCTCACAAGCAATAGAGGAGTGTTTCCCATGGTTCACATCTTGCCAGCAAGAGCTGTCAAATTGTTATTGATCTTACCCATTCTGAGAGGTATACGCTGGAatttcagtgttgttttgatttacatttctctggtGGCTCAGGAtgttacatttctttaagtgtttcttccTCTATTTTGGATTCTCTGTTTATGTATGTCCAGCATGTTTTTTATTCAGttctttggtttgttgatgtgcagtttcttgagttctttatgtattttggattttAGCCCTATATCAGTTGTGGAGTTGatgaaagtcttttcccattctgtggactgctgttttgtcttattgatagtGTCTTTTACCATAGAAACACTTTTCAgcttcatgaagtcccatttattaattgttgatcttaatgcctgtgATATTGGTGGTCTGTTTAAGAAACTGTTCCCAGGACTAATTCTTTTAAGGATATTCTCAACTTTCCCTTCCATCAGGTTTAATATCTGGCTTTATGTTtgggtttttgatccacttgggcttgagTTTGGTGCAGGGTGATCAATATTGATTTacttgtattcttctacatgcacacATCCAGTTAGACCGATACCATTCACTGAAGATGCTTCCCTCAAACCCCAGCATGTATTTATGGCTTATTtttcaataacattttttaaCAATTCTTCTCTAATTCTTTACATCCCAACTGAAGTTTCCCATACCTCCATTCTTCCACATCCTCCTACCCAATCACTCACCTCCCAGTGGGTCTACGTTCCCTTTAGCATTCAACACTTGGCATATAACCATTATCACTATCatgccattttgtccttttagatattttttcatttgttctctTTTGCTGACAGCCAGCAATACTTGATTCTGCAATTTAGGATGTGAATCTAGGTGCAGACCTGCACTGGTTCACTTTTGGCCTGAAGGTAAAAATGTTGATTGAAAGTCCTATATTCATAGCCCAGCTAAATCAATATAGTCCACATAGCCCCACAGCTTAATTATCTCTGCTACTGTGATGTTTTCCATGGAAACAATGAGCTGTTATTTCTAATACAAACTATATTAGGAAGAAACTTTGGAGATTATCTGCATGTACTCTGAAAGTTCATATTGACAGTGtgttcacagaaaagaaaatagaaggagaaatggaaagaggGATGCAGACAGCACAGCTTTTAGAGCTCACTGACTACACAAGCACAGTGTGTTGTCTGATGAGAACAGGTGCTGTAAGTCTGAAGAGTGAAGTGTGGTGTCTGATGAACAGAAAGGgtcagaatgctgggaagaatgCAGCCATGGCTACACCTGCATAGGACAGCCTCCTGGTGTCTTCAGTGACAAACAGATAAGATGTAAAGACAATAGAGGTTacatagaaaaacacaaagatgCTCACTAAGGTAAGGATGTTTTGGGTTGCTCTGGTCTCAGGTGATGACCTAGGAGATAGGGATTTGTGGATATGTTGAACCCTCTGCTTGTGTTTGAGCAGAATAAACACATGTAGCCACTGGCCCACATCATCAGTCCCAAAAATATGACATCATTGGATGCCAATAGGATTGTATTAAGTATACCAAGTAGTCATCCAGGATTCATAATAACACAGAATCCAAAATCTTTTATTCCAGTATCATTTTTTTCTACCCAATATATCAGACATATACCAACAGCTGCAGTGGCCAGCCCAGCCTCAGAGAAGAACTAATGATCCTGGGGGCTGTGCCCTTGAGCTCTGCCAACTTGGAATTATTGGGGCTGATGGTGATGGCCTGAAGGACACTCAGCATGGATGTGGAGCCCAGGGACATTTTTCTGGCAActctatgaaaataaaagatgagTTTACATGAAACATAATCTAGATAGTAAGTTTGACTAAAAGCAGCAATGGTCTGTGGGATTCCTTTGCAGAGAACAATGAAATTGGCCCAGGTCAGGTGTTTGGGCTTTTCCCTGATTCCAGAGACATCAGCaatgataaaacaacaaaacatggcTGAGTTACCCACCATTCCCAGTGTAGTCTGGGACAAGAAGAAGATTCCTACAGCCAAGtctctggtttccattctgtcATGGTCCTGGGACACTGCATAACACATCCAGAAGACACCTGTTATAGAAGTTGGACTATCTTCTCCATAGCATGTCACATAATGTACTACATAGACACTATCATCTTATTTCCATAAGTATTGTTAAAATGCATCTTGATAGTAAGAAGTTCACTAGGTCTCAATGATTTCCTATTGTTTGAATTATAGGTAATTACCTGGAACATTGTGGTAAAAGTTAAACTTTGTAGAGTCGTTAATAGGTGTTACCATTTTTCAATGCTTTACAATTAATAGCTGGTTTAAAATCCACAAATGCACTTGTGAGAGGGTTTAATGATGAAACTACACTCAGAATAGTGTCCTCTGTGCAGATACAGTGGATTCCAATGTCCCAGCAAGCAGTAAAAGTCAGAGATTTACTAGAAATGAAACTGCCTGACCCCATGGGAAATCCTAACCCCAAACTAAAATGTTACTGACAAACTGATAGCTACTAGGAGATGGGGAATGGCCCCCAATAATTAAACCATGCTCCTGTGGATAACCACACTCCAAAGAGTGTATGGGTAACACAAACTGTGTTTTATGggttaaaacattaaaaagatagAAGGATGGTGTATCTGTGAGGAGTTAGAGAGGTATGAAAATGATCATCATACTACTGTGATATTCTCCATGGAAACAACAAGTGGTGAATTTTTCCACCACTCACAAAATACAGGGTGGATTGCCTGTGTCCCAGGCTAAAGTACAAGCAGTATTTggaagaaactgtgtagatagtcTGAAGCTACTTTGAAGGTTCATATTGTCAGTGTACACATAGTACAGAACGTagtaaaaaaatgtaaagaggGATACAGACAGGACAGCTTTTAGAGCTCTCTGACTGTACAAGCACAGGGACTTGTCTGATGAGAACAGGTACAGAAAAGCCTGAAAACAGAGGTGTGCTGTCTGATGAGCAGAAAAGGGCACACTGTTGGGAAGCATGCAGCCATGGCTACACTGGTGTTGAACAGCCACCTACTGGTTCCTTCAAGGACAGACAGATAAGATGTAAAGGCAATAGAGGTTACATGGAAAAACATAAAGCTGCTCACCAGTGTGAGGATGCTTTGggtggctctggtctcaggggaTGACCTAGGAGACAGGGTTCTGTGGATGTGTTGCAACCTCTGCTTGTGTTTGAGCAGGATGAACACCATATAGCAACTTGCCAAAATCATAAGTCCCAAAAAGATTATATCATAGAATGAAAATAGGATTACAAATATTGTCTCTATTAGTCTCCCAGGACTCATAACTGCACAGTATCCATAATCTTTTAACCCACTAACATTTCTTCTACCCCATATGTCAGTTGTGTACACAGGAATGGAACCATATCTCAAAAGTTGGAGGGCCCAACACAGAGCCATTGAAGGGCCAACGATCCTGGGGGCTCTGACCTTGAGCTGGGACCACTTGGAATTAGGGCTGATGGTGATGGCCTGAAGGACACTCAGCAgggatgtggaggccagggacatTCCTCTGGCAACTCTATGAAAATATAAGGCAAGTTTACATGAAACATAATCTAGATAGTAAGTCTGACTAAAAGTAGCAATGGTCTGTGGGATTCCTTTGCAGAGAACAATGAAGTTGGCCCAGGTCAGGTGTTTGACAATCAGGTCTGTGGGCTTTGCCCTGATTCCAGAGATGTCAGCAAtgataaaacaacaaagcaaGGCTGAGTTTCCCAGCATTCCCAGTGCAGTCTGAGATGTGAAGAAGATGCCCACAGCCATATCTCTGGAAATCATTCTGTAATGGTCATGGGTCACTGCAAAATGTTCCAGGGGACACTCATTAAACAAGTTGGACTATGTTCTTCATAGCATGTCAAAAAGGTATAGACACTATCTACTAATGTTCATAAGTAATGTTAAATTATGTCTTTGTACTAAGAAGTTTCCTGGGTACCAAAGAATTCCTGTTGTTTGAATTGCTGATAATGAACTGGAACAGTGAGGAAAAAATTCAACTTTATAGTGCTATTAATAGGTATTAGCATTTTTAGATGCTTTACAATTAATACTTGGCTTAAAATCCATAATGCACTGGTGAGAGGGTCCAATGATCAAACTGCATTCTGATAAGAGTCCTGGATGGAGAGAGACTACAGGTTTCTAAGATCTCAGCAACTAGTAACAGGTAGATACTTACCAGAAAGGAAATAGTCTTGCTTCAGAGAAAATTGTAATCCCTAACTAAGATGCTATTGACAATGGATAGCTAccaagaaaggtggagtcagctTCCTTTGAACTGTAGCCCCTAACAGGCTGACCATGAccagtggatggtcccacacccagGACCATGTGAAATATCCAATCTGtgcttcagattaaaaaaaaaactaaaaagacacAAAGATGGGTGGGTAGAGAATGATGACAATCTGGGAGGAATGGTCAAAGTATAAACATGATCAGTTTAAATAACACAAATTCCTCAAAgataaaaaatgagaataaatatattggaaaaataaaaaaatcaaatttgagtaacaaaaatgagaaaagaaaatagtgatTGTGATAATTTGAATTGTTATGTCCCCTATGGCCTCATGTGCTCcaatgcttggcccacagggagtggcactgttaagggctgtggtcttgttggaagaagtgtgtcactgtggcagCAGGCTTTCAGGTCTTATGAGTTAAGATCTGTCCAGTATGGCAAAGTCTTCTtctcctgcctgcagatcaagatgtagaactctcagatcctTTTCCAGCAagatgtctacctgcatgctagCATTCTTCATGCTATGAAAATAAGGAATAAAATTCTCTGCAATTATAGGATAGCTCCAATTTAatcgtgtctcttcacagcaataaaaccccaactaagacaatgaCTATCAGATATCAGGAAAGATAATTTTTGAATTCTCCTTTGTCAGCACATTCACGTATAATTGCaattgtatatgtctgtgtgtacatatatgtgctaTGTTTGCTTTTAAGTGGTTCCAAACTTACTTTATAAACTTGAAATTGGTAAATGTTACTTAAAATATCACCCAATCATATATAATCactttacaaaaatataaatagcaaTTACTTGTGAATGTGCCTAAAACAGGgttatatgaatatatttctttcataGGAGGATCACTGCTGAGATGTTTGatctttctctattctaaagCACAATAGATACTATATGAAAATAGTCAGCAACCCTGGCATCTATTTTGAACTTTGGGAtataaaacttaactaatataaatataattggaACATAAACAGACAAGCATTAGAATAGTGTCAAACATGCATGGGTAGCTAATATAAAGCCTAATAATAATTGATATACCTCTTTGATTCAAAAGCAATATCTGGGCTGGGaagggtgacacatgcctttaattccagcacattttaggcagaagcaggaggattcctgtggttttgaggctagtctggtctacacaacAAGCTGCATAACCACCAAGATTATGTgggaaccctgtctccaacaccAAATGAGCAAAAAGTAAGCTCTGGGGGACAATGGATATGTGTTTGGGGGAAGTTGATATAGCAAGAATCTCCTACCTGCGTGACATGAGGTTGCACTCATTCAGTTACTAAAATGACCATGGACTTGAAATTTGGATATTGAAACATCAGTTTAACACTTGCTCCTTTTTCACAGCCCCAAATTTGAAGACCTCTAAGAAGGATATTAATTTCTCATTATATCATGCTTCCCAATCTTTTCCAATAAAAAGAATCTGAATCCACACTGAACCCCATTGGAAAGCAGAATTTGGGTATAAACATGCAGAGGCCAAAAAACACAACTCAAATTGCTCTTGTAACTAAACTCTGGGAGATCTTTCACCAGCCTAGTGAACagtgtctgtgttttccaaataaaaacaagtgCAGGTGAATTCTGAGAAACATTCACAGTTTTCATCACCAGGACCCCACCTTACTGGAAACAGGCACACTgccactgtctttaaaaagagcACCACAAAGGATTTTTCCAGGATAGCATCTCTCACCTGCAGCCCCCTTGAAGCTATGTTAGGTTTAGGTCTTGGACTGATCCTTCCCACTATGAGCATTCAACTTAAGCAGCTAATCTTCCCTGAAAGGGAAGTATCAAttcagacatctgcactcaccCAACTTCCAGAGACTGTCCTGTCCTTTTCAGACTGGGTGCCTAAAAGAAAGCACCTCACCTGTGCAGGTAGGATGCACCTGTGGTGTTGGCTTCTTGATGGAAACTCACTGGCTAATTGGGCCTACACGCCTACTATGGCTACACATTGAAGGCAACTCCCAAGATGAATGCTAAATGTTCTCCAAGCTCATCTCCAAGAGGCTGACAGGATCATGTCACAAGAAGTAACAATGACAGGGTGAGAGAGTTGGCATCACCTCTTAAAAACACCTGTTCCATCAATAAGCAAGAAAAACTCTTAACTGAGTAGTGCACATCACAGAGGGGCAGGCTAGAAGTGTAAAGTGACTCTTCTCTCCTGTGATGTCAGAAGATGAAAGTGTGGTTAGGAGCACAAGGAAGGCATTGCATTGTAGGGAGCATGTACTGATGGCAAAGGAAGAACTTGCATGTACACTCCACTGTGTGAATACATCATTATGAAAATATCCCTTACATCCTAAGAACACAGTTTTCCTGGACCTCACAGCCACAGTTACCGCACCTTGAGGtcattaaaaatttaagattgCTATCCAACTGTGCTCTCGCTGTTTGTTTAAGCTACTTTTAGAGAACAGTGCAACAACCAATCTTACTTAACTTGGGTTGGATTTCCCATATAAACAGCTTTTAAAACCTAAGCTAATGAATAGCTTTAACCCTAAAATATGAAGTATTCCCTGCCCCTGACCGAAGTATGATATAGGGGTGAATGTATGTTATGGTATTAAATGCTGGAAACAGCAAGTAGTGTGAAAGCAACATTATGAACAAATATGTGCTATAAATGATGTAAGTGAAATGGATATACATTTATACCTGGGTGCAGTGAAATTTGTTATCTGGGTAAGCTGAGTGCAGTTGGAGTCAGTGATTTACTCtcttgtaaaatatatttaatgatttCTGTAAAGTACCCCTCATTACTTTTAGCAGGTAAAACTCCCATGCCAATCAGTAAATACAAAGCATAGTCTTTTTTGAAGcctacagagagacagaaagaacaggGATGGAAAAATCCACTAGTTATTGTGTAGCTAGACACAGATTCAGACTCCAAGAATAGACATACagagaaggacagaagagggagagagaattagAGAATTCACATCTCGGATatctctgtagttttttttttaaaatatatccaggGGACATGcttcatcttttatttcttttaatgtgaCCCTGACAAATTTTGGGTACTTTGGGAGTTATTATTAGGGCATTCACACGAATTAACTCTGTTTCTTTATAgcctttctttctaaaatttaacTTTCTCCTCCAACCCCCATCTCAAGTGGACCACACAGTTTTTCCCCTACTACGTTCCCTCCTCCTCTCAGTGTTTTATCCCAGCTACCAACCTCAGGACTAGATTGTTTTAGCACAAAAGTGTATCAGAGTTTCAAAGAATAGTTAATCCCAgtcctcctcaaattatttcacacaatagaaacagaagagcatTGCAAAACTGTGGTaatattgtattccccaatatattgtgcatcctaataaacttatctggggtcagaggacagaacagtgactagatagacatagaggccagaaaatggtggcacacacacctttaattctatcacttgggaggcaaatatccatctggatctttgagtttaaagccacactggaaactgccaggcatggtgagcctttaatcccaggaattaatggcagaaagcagaaagatttataaggcatgaaaaccaggaactagagctggttaagctttcagtctttcaagaagcagttcacctgagatccatttggatgaggacacagaggcttccagtctgaagaaagaggattagctgaagaattggcaaggtgaggaagcagtgccttgttctgcttctctgtcttccagggttcaccccaatacctggttccaggtttgtttttattaataagaccttctaacaattcatgctacacacaaTTAGTTTTATAAAGCCATAGATACTGTGATACCCAATCCACAAAAAAGattcaagaaaggaaaaagaattataGATCAATTTCCCTTGTGAGTATAGGTGCAAAAATTTTCAATACATGCTTGGCAGCAGCATTCAAGAATATATCAAAGACTTCATCCA
The sequence above is drawn from the Peromyscus leucopus breed LL Stock chromosome 1, UCI_PerLeu_2.1, whole genome shotgun sequence genome and encodes:
- the LOC114710880 gene encoding vomeronasal type-1 receptor 4-like; amino-acid sequence: MAVGIFFTSQTALGMLGNSALLCCFIIADISGIRAKPTDLIVKHLTWANFIVLCKGIPQTIATFSQTYYLDYVSCKLALYFHRVARGMSLASTSLLSVLQAITISPNSKWSQLKVRAPRIVGPSMALCWALQLLRYGSIPVYTTDIWGRRNVSGLKDYGYCAVMSPGRLIETIFVILFSFYDIIFLGLMILASCYMVFILLKHKQRLQHIHRTLSPRSSPETRATQSILTLVSSFMFFHVTSIAFTSYLSVLEGTSRWLFNTSVAMAACFPTVCPFLLIRQHTSVFRLFCTCSHQTSPCACTVREL